A stretch of the Poseidonibacter parvus genome encodes the following:
- a CDS encoding HAD family hydrolase, whose protein sequence is MRLIMFDMDGTLIDSGFAITNTINYVRENLGFERLEKDYILEKVNEPHLNSADFFYGTKEFTQQQTELFEEYYNEHCLTDLVLYDGIAKLIDDLKGDFVLTVATNANSQYAKKMLDHVGIGANFSTILGYDSVKNPKPHPEMVNKILNKHSITNVNAQMIGDSHKDILAANSAGVDSVLVNWGFSNHEEGAIETIEELEQKIYEKFK, encoded by the coding sequence ATGCGTTTAATTATGTTTGATATGGATGGAACTTTAATTGATAGTGGCTTTGCTATTACAAATACTATAAATTATGTAAGAGAAAATCTTGGCTTTGAAAGATTAGAAAAAGATTATATTTTAGAAAAAGTAAATGAACCCCATCTAAATTCAGCTGATTTTTTCTATGGAACAAAAGAGTTCACACAACAGCAAACCGAACTTTTTGAAGAGTATTACAATGAACATTGTTTAACAGATTTAGTACTTTATGATGGAATTGCAAAGTTAATTGATGACTTAAAAGGTGATTTTGTTTTAACTGTTGCTACAAATGCAAATTCACAATATGCAAAAAAAATGCTAGATCATGTAGGTATTGGAGCTAATTTTTCTACTATTTTAGGTTATGATAGTGTGAAGAATCCAAAACCACATCCTGAAATGGTAAATAAAATCTTAAATAAACACAGTATTACAAATGTAAATGCCCAAATGATTGGTGATTCACATAAAGATATACTTGCTGCAAATAGTGCAGGAGTTGATTCTGTACTTGTTAACTGGGGATTTTCTAATCATGAAGAAGGTGCAATTGAAACAATAGAAGAATTAGAACAAAAAATATACGAAAAATTTAAATAA